DNA from bacterium:
TGGGAAATCCAGGCAGAGAATATAAATATACAAGACATAATATAGGTTTTTTGGTTGTGGATGCTTTAAGTAAAAAGTTGTCTGCGCAGTTTAAAAGAAAACAGGATTATTTTTGGGTTGAAACAACTGTTAGGGACAATCCCGTAACAATCGCGAAACCAAGAAAATTTGTAAATTTGTCAGGTGAAGCTCTCAAAAAAATGGTAAGTAATTTTGGGACGGGAACCAACGAGATGCTTATTATTCATGATGATGCAGATTTGCCTTTGGGAGTTTTGAAAATAAAAAAAGGCGGTAGTTCTGCCGGACATAGAGGAGTAGAATCTATTATTCAAAAACTTGGCAACTCTGATTTTCCAAGAATGAGAATAGGCATCGGAAGAGACCGAAAAGATTTGAAAGATTATGTCTTAAGTGAATTTTCAGTTTCAGAAAGAGAAATTATAAAAGATACAATAGATATGTCCATAAATGCGATATTTGCATTTGTGGATGAGGGCATTGATAAAGCAATGCTTAATTTTAACATAAGAAAAAAGAAAAAGATTTAGTTAAAGACACATAGAAATATGTGGAAATATGGTAGAGATATGTAGTAAAAACAATTTATTTCGATAT
Protein-coding regions in this window:
- a CDS encoding aminoacyl-tRNA hydrolase → MHLIVGLGNPGREYKYTRHNIGFLVVDALSKKLSAQFKRKQDYFWVETTVRDNPVTIAKPRKFVNLSGEALKKMVSNFGTGTNEMLIIHDDADLPLGVLKIKKGGSSAGHRGVESIIQKLGNSDFPRMRIGIGRDRKDLKDYVLSEFSVSEREIIKDTIDMSINAIFAFVDEGIDKAMLNFNIRKKKKI